A window of the Abditibacteriota bacterium genome harbors these coding sequences:
- a CDS encoding DUF4838 domain-containing protein, whose protein sequence is MKFFALCACLLLTVSAFALDIVRDGRAVSVIVVGDDATEPERNAAAELADYIEKISGARPETVSALSADKTNICVGQTEVTRSLLPGFDWDRLKNDGIVIKAAPGALVLAGDRPRGTLYAVYEFLERYRGVRFLTIDAEIVPKAADISVPDSAEYIHTPPLFSREVYYEPNHKDFKLAVKLRLNGHYNSAIPEEWGGRCELIGFAHTFEGMLLPAGRYFEEHPEWYALRDGKRVPTQPCLSNPEVLDKLAENVLLELDKRQDPMMISVTQNDNDAPCQCEKCQAMVREFGAESGMLINALNYISDVVKDKYPDVLLETFAYQYTVPAPTNITPRDNVIVRICDIENNFGEPIRERSKNRPYKVMENCRIFGYADQQTVNGDYYKNLEAWSKLAKNLFIWNYTVNFNNSYIIHPNFHCLKPDVETFVQHRASAIFEQGDTFNRSVAFNVVKQYLMARLLWDPSVDDDAVIREFMQNYYGPAWKELYDLICYCEKIIRDKHIFLSTYMNDVSWMSAEEMTECFRLFTMALSKVSAQKEYRDRVYNELIFFQTGWYLADEETRRQVAESGWLQITDPESFEKELFRHAMATDNRRYSEGMPLDGTQFAPYTPLVKSGNVPEECRGLEDDSWLEITADQMDIATDNGWARLVRDPDTVTGTCAVLATNSVQWAVRRVLGREIRAKEQAGYTKMRIYGVVRTRGRQAASDDKIALHSLIWDSGYRLDKVLKGRELPGEYATVDMGECGIGGMKTPCLYFYTQPDPELGDGIYFDRVFIIFEK, encoded by the coding sequence ATGAAGTTTTTTGCTCTGTGCGCGTGTCTGTTGCTGACCGTGAGCGCTTTTGCCCTGGATATAGTCAGGGACGGCAGGGCCGTCTCGGTGATAGTAGTGGGGGACGACGCCACGGAGCCCGAGCGGAACGCCGCCGCTGAGCTGGCGGACTATATAGAAAAGATATCGGGCGCCCGCCCGGAGACCGTGTCGGCTCTTTCCGCAGACAAGACCAATATCTGCGTGGGACAGACGGAGGTCACCCGGTCGCTGCTGCCTGGCTTTGACTGGGACCGGCTGAAAAACGACGGCATAGTCATCAAGGCCGCGCCGGGAGCGCTGGTGCTGGCGGGAGACCGGCCCCGGGGGACCCTCTACGCGGTGTACGAGTTTCTGGAGCGGTACCGGGGAGTGCGGTTTCTGACCATAGACGCGGAGATAGTGCCCAAAGCCGCGGATATCTCCGTCCCCGACAGCGCCGAATACATACACACGCCTCCCCTGTTTTCCCGGGAGGTGTATTACGAGCCCAACCACAAGGACTTCAAGCTGGCGGTGAAGCTCAGGCTCAACGGCCATTACAACTCCGCCATACCGGAGGAGTGGGGCGGCCGCTGCGAGCTCATAGGCTTTGCCCACACCTTCGAAGGCATGCTGCTGCCTGCGGGCAGATACTTTGAAGAGCACCCCGAGTGGTACGCTCTCAGGGACGGCAAAAGGGTCCCCACCCAGCCCTGCCTCTCCAACCCGGAGGTGCTGGACAAGCTGGCGGAGAACGTGCTCCTGGAGCTGGACAAGCGGCAGGACCCCATGATGATCTCCGTGACCCAGAACGACAACGACGCCCCCTGTCAGTGCGAAAAATGTCAGGCAATGGTCAGGGAGTTCGGCGCGGAGTCGGGGATGCTCATCAACGCCCTGAACTATATCTCCGACGTCGTCAAGGACAAGTATCCCGACGTGCTCCTGGAGACCTTTGCCTATCAGTACACGGTGCCTGCTCCCACCAACATAACGCCCCGGGACAACGTCATCGTCCGCATATGCGACATAGAGAACAACTTCGGGGAGCCCATCAGAGAAAGGAGCAAAAACAGGCCCTACAAGGTCATGGAGAACTGCCGCATATTCGGCTACGCGGACCAGCAGACCGTGAACGGGGACTACTACAAGAACCTGGAAGCCTGGAGCAAATTGGCCAAAAACCTCTTTATCTGGAACTATACGGTGAACTTCAACAACTCCTATATCATCCACCCCAATTTTCACTGTCTGAAGCCGGACGTGGAGACCTTTGTGCAGCACCGGGCCAGCGCCATTTTCGAGCAGGGAGACACCTTCAACCGTTCCGTGGCCTTCAACGTGGTGAAGCAGTATCTCATGGCCCGTCTGCTGTGGGATCCTTCGGTGGATGACGACGCAGTCATCAGGGAGTTCATGCAGAACTACTACGGCCCCGCCTGGAAGGAGCTCTACGACCTCATATGCTACTGCGAAAAGATCATCAGGGACAAGCATATATTCCTGTCCACCTACATGAACGACGTGAGCTGGATGAGCGCGGAGGAGATGACCGAGTGCTTCCGCCTGTTCACCATGGCTCTATCGAAGGTCAGCGCCCAAAAGGAATACAGGGACAGAGTGTATAACGAGCTCATATTCTTCCAGACCGGCTGGTATCTGGCGGATGAAGAGACCCGGCGGCAGGTGGCAGAAAGCGGCTGGCTGCAGATCACCGACCCCGAAAGCTTCGAGAAGGAGCTGTTCCGCCACGCCATGGCCACGGACAACCGCCGCTACTCCGAGGGCATGCCTCTGGACGGCACCCAGTTTGCTCCATATACTCCCCTGGTGAAGTCGGGGAACGTGCCCGAGGAGTGCCGGGGCCTGGAGGACGACAGTTGGCTGGAGATAACGGCGGATCAGATGGATATTGCCACGGACAACGGCTGGGCCCGGCTTGTGAGGGACCCGGACACGGTCACCGGCACCTGCGCCGTGCTGGCCACCAATTCTGTTCAGTGGGCCGTAAGGCGGGTGCTGGGCAGGGAGATCAGGGCCAAGGAGCAGGCGGGCTATACCAAAATGCGCATATACGGCGTGGTCAGGACCAGGGGCCGGCAGGCTGCCTCCGACGACAAGATCGCCCTCCACTCCCTCATCTGGGACAGCGGCTACCGTCTGGACAAGGTGCTCAAGGGCCGGGAGCTCCCCGGGGAATATGCCACCGTGGATATGGGCGAATGCGGCATAGGCGGCATGAAGACCCCATGCCTCTATTTCTACACCCAGCCGGACCCTGAGCTGGGCGACGGCATCTATTTTGACCGGGTGTTCATCATTTTTGAGAAATAA